The window GATCTCGCAATCAGGCGGCAATCCGGTGCTGGTCAGGGACATCGGCGCCGTCACGATCGGCGAGAAGCCGCGGCTCGGCATCGCCGGCATCGACAATGACGACGACATCGTGCAGGGCATCGTGCTGATGCGCCGCGGCGAGCAGAGCTCGCCGACCATTGCCCGCGTCGAGCAACTGGTCAACCAGATCAACAATTCCTCGATCCTGCCGCCGGGCGTCAAGATCGAGCGCATCTACGACCGCAAGGATCTGATCGAGCTCACCACCCACACCGTGCTGCACAACATGGTGGTCGGCATCCTGCTGATCGTGCTGTTGCAGTGGATATTCCTCGGCGATCTCCGCAGCGCGCTGATCGTCGGCGCCACGATCCCGTTCGCGTTGTTCTTCGCCGTGATCATCCTGGTGCTGCGCGGCGAATCCGCCAATCTGCTGTCGGTCGGCGCGATCGATTTTGGCCTGATCGTCGACGCCACCGTGATCATGGTGGAGGCGATCTTCCGGCGGCTGTCGCAGACTACCGCGCTGTCGGAAGACGAGCGAAGCCACATCTCCGAGGATACGGTGATGGGCATGAAGAGCCATGCGATCCTGTCGGCGGCGGCCGACGTATCGCGCTCGATCTTCTTCGCCGCGACCATCATCGTCGCCGCGTTCCTGCCGCTGTTCACGCTGGGTGGCGTCGAGGGCAACATCTTCGGGCCTATGGCGCGAACCTATGCCTATGCGCTGGCGGGCGGATTGCTGGCGACGTTCACGATCACGCCGGCGCTGAGCGCGCTCATCCTGCCGGCGCATATTCACGAGACCGAAACCTGGATCGTCAAGAGGCTCGATGCGATCTACGTTCCGGCGCTGAACTGGGCGATCGCCAACCGCAAGATCGTGATGGCCGGTGCGGCCGGCCTCGTGGTCATGACGATCATCTTCGTGCGGTTCCTCGGCCTCGAATTCCTGCCCAAGCTGGAAGAGGGTAATCTCTGGATCCGCGCCACGCTGCCGCCGACGATCTCGCTGCAGGAGGGCAACGCCTATGTCAACGAAATGCGGAAGCTGATCAGCAGCCGTCCCGAAGTGGTGTCGGTGGTGTCGCAGCACGGCCGCCCCGACGACGGCACCGACGCCGCCGGATTCTTCAATGCCGAATTCTTCGCGCCGCTGAAGCCCGCCGGCGAATGGCCGGGCACGCATGACAAGGACGTCCTCACCGCGCAACTGCTCGCGCAGCTGCAAGACAAGTTCCCCGGCGTCGAATTCAACTTCTCGCAGTACCTGCAGGACAACGTGTCGGAGGCGGTCTCCGGCGTGAAGGGCGAGAACTCGATCAAGCTCTATGGCAACGATTTGCAGGCGCTGACCGACACCGCCAACAAGATCAAATCCGTGTTGTCGACCGTGCAGGGTGTCACCGACCTCGCAGTGTTCACCTCGCTCGGCCAGCCGACCGTCCAGATCGACGTCGACCGCGCGCGGGCGGCGCGCTACGGCCTGTCCCCGGGCGACATCAACGCCACGATCAAGGTCGCCGTCGGCGGCGACACCGCGGGCGATCTCTATGAACCCGGCAGCGACCGGCACTTCCCGATCATCGTCCGCCTTGCGCCGGAATATCGCAAGAGCGCGGAGGCGATCCAGAATCTGCGGATCGGGGCAACGAATCCGAATGGCGGGGTCACGCAGATCCCCCTGAGCGAGGTCGCCTCGATCAAGCTGATTTCGGGCGCGGCCTACATCTATCGCGAGCAGCAGGAGCGCTATCTGCCGATCAAGTTCTCGGTGCGTGATCGCGACCTCGGCAGCGCGATCCTGGAAGCGCAGCAGAAGGTCAACGAGCAGGTCCAGTTGCCGCCCGGCTCGCGTATCGAATGGGTGGGCGAGTTCGGCAATTTGCAGGACGCGATCAAGCGGCTGTCGATCGTGGTGCCGATCAGCCTCGTGCTGATCGCGGTGCTGCTGTTCTTCAATTTCGGCTCGATGGTCGACACCATGCTCGCGATGAGCGTGATCCCGATGGCGATCTTCGGCGGTGTGCTCGGGCTGCTGATCTCGGGCATTCCGTTCAGCGTGTCGGCGGCGATCGGCTTCATCGCGCTGTTCGGCATCGCCGTGATGGACGGCATCATCATCCTGTCGCAGTTCAACCAGCTGATCGACGAGGGCTATGACCGGATGCGCGCGGTGATCCGCACCGGCGAATTGCAGCTTCGTCCGGTGTTGATGACCTGCGTCGTCGCCGGCATTGGCCTGTTGCCGGCGGCGGTGTCGGAGGGCATCGGCTCGCAGGTGCAGAAGCCGCTCGCCATCGTCGTCGTCACCGGCATGATGCTGGCGCCGCTGGTGATCCTGATCACGCTGCCGGTGCTGATCTCCTACTTCTCGCGCCGGCCGAAGGACAACGTCAGGTAAAGCCGTAGAGCCGCGCCGGATTGTCGACCAAGATCGCCTTGCGCACCGCGGCGTCCGGCGCCCAGAGCGGAAGCTGGTTGAGGAGGCGGCCGTCGTCGATCTGGTACAGCGGCGTCACGTCGGTGACCTTCTTGCCTTGGGGCGTCACCGAATCCGGGTGCGGCCAGTCGGTGCCCCAGACGATGCGCTCGGCATTGGCCGCGATCAGCGCCTGGGCCAGCGGCGCGGCGTCGGTATAGTCGGGCGCGAGCCTGGAGGCGCGGTAGGCGCCGGAAATCTTGACATAGGCCTTGCCGGATTTGACCAGCGCGAGCAGGTCGTCAAATCCCGGCTGGCTCGTGCCGAGCGCGGCCTCGGCGCCGCCGAAATGGTCGAACACCACGGGTACCGGCGCTGCCGCGACCAGGTCCTTGATCGCCGAGATCATGGCGAGGCTGGTGAACAGCTGCACGTGCCAGCCGCGCGCCTTCATCCGCTCGATCGCGGCCGAAAAGCGCTGCCGGCCGACATTGGGATCGTTGACGCCGCCGGTCGCGAGGTTGAGGCGGATGCCGCGGAAGCCGGCCTTCTGCATGGCGTCGAGATCGCCCTCGCTGGTCTTGTCGTCGATCACGGCGACGCCGCGCGCCGTGGGACCGCGCGCCGTCATGCCGAACAGGGTCGACGAATTGTCGGGGCCATAGACGCTCGGCGTCACGATCACCACGCGCTCGATATGCAGCGCCTCGTGCAACGCGCTCATCTCCTCCGGAGAGGCCGGCTCCGGCGTGTAGACGCGGCCGGCGAAGAACGGGAATTTCGCGGGGTCGCCATGGATGTGGGTGTGGCAGTCGCAGGCGCCGGCAGGCACGTCGAAGTTCACCGGGGTCGATGGTTGCGATGCCTTGGAAAATGCGTTGCTGCCAGTCATGGTCACTCCCGCTGCGATGGAAGCCAGCATCATACTGCGTCGCGTCAGCATTGGACGTCTCCCTGCGTGCTCGGCTGTTATGCGCGCACTCCGCGCACCGGCATTGTTGATGGCCGGCGGGGGCGGAGGTTATCGGCGGAGAGAGCGGGCGGAAAGGGCCGGTTCGCGGTGCGAACGGTTCCGCAAAGGCTATTGTCCCGACGGCGTGCGCAGGCCATGCCAGGCGTCGCGCACCTGATGGTAGTGCACCTCGGGCAGATAGTCGGGCGTCTTGAGATTGAGCGTCTTGACGTCGAGGCGTCCGACCGCGCTGAGCAGCGTGTAGGAGGCGATCACGCGGTCGCGCTGCGCACCGATCAGCCGGGCGCGCGCCGTGATCAGATCCTGCTGGGCGTTGAGCACGTCGACCGTGGTGCGTTGGCCGCCGGCGGCTTCCTTCTGCACACCGGCGAGCGCGACCTCCGCGGCCTTCACCTCGGACTCGGAGGCCGACACCGCGATCTTGGCGCCCTCATTGGCGACCCACGCGCTGACCACGGCGGTCTTGGCCTGATTGCGGACCTGGTCCAGCACGAGGCGGCTCTGCGCCGCGACTTCCTTGGCCTGCCGGGTCTGCGAGGCCGCAGTGCCGCCGTCATAGATCGGCTGCGTGACCTGGCCGATCACCGAGGCCTGGTCGGTCCCGAACGTGCCGAGCGTGGGGTCGCTGTCGCGGCTGCGGCTGACGCTGCCCTGCAGGGTGACGTTCGGCATCAGGCTGCTCTCGGCGACGCGGATCGAGGTTGAGGCGACGTCGACGTCGAAGCCTGCGGCCATCACGGCCGGATGCTCGCGCACCGCAAGCGCGATCGAATCCTCGCGGCTGCGCGGCAGCAGCCGGTCGATGGTCTCGGCCGGACGCAATTGCGACGGCGCGCTGCCGACCACCTGCGCATAGGTCGCCTGGCTGATCGCGAAGTTGACCTCGGCGGCGTTGAGATCGGACAGGCCGCGGTTGAGCCGGGCCTCGGCCTGCGCGGTATCGGTCGGCGTGACGTCGCCGGCATTGAGGCGGCGCTGGGTGATCGCCTGGGTCTCCTTCAGGAAGGCGACGTTGGCGCGCTGCGCCTCGACCAGGGTCTGATTGGCCAGCACGTTGGTATAGGCGGTGACGGCGTCGAGCAGCACGCCCTGGCCGACATTGCGCAGGGCCTCGCGCCCGGACTGCACCTGCAACTCGGCGACGCGGACGCTGTTGGCGGTCTTGAAGCCGTTGAACAGGGTCTGGGTCACGGTGACCCCGATCTGCCAGGGCTTCAGCGTCGCGCCCTGGATCACGTTGCCGGGCAGCTGGTCGCGCACCGCCTGCAGGCCGAGCGACAGGCCGGCGGTGATCTGGGGGCGGTAGCCGGCCAGCGCCTGCGGCACGTTCTCGTCGGTCGCGCGCTGGCGTGCCCGCTCGGCATTGAGCTGCGGATTGGTCTGATACGCCTTGGCCATGGCTTCGGGCAGGCTCTCGGCGCGGGCTGCGGTGTCAGTCAGCAGCGCGCAGGCCAGCGCGCCAAGGCCGATGCCCGACAAAAGCACGCGCCTCGCTACGTCACCAACCCTCGCGGCACGCCCAACCATGTGATCCCGCAAACCAAAACCCCGGCAGTCCGCCC of the Bradyrhizobium quebecense genome contains:
- a CDS encoding efflux RND transporter permease subunit, with the protein product MDRLVALAVNRRYLMVAMFVVVFIGGLLAFKQLNIEAYPDPTPPMVDIVTQSPGLSAEEIERYITIPIETQVAGIKNLKTIRTISLYGLSDVKLQFSFDYTYDEALQQVLNRLSQLAPLPGNVQPGISPTSPIGEIFRYRLKGPPNYSVLDLKTLQDWVLQRRFRAVPGVIDVTGWGGKTKTYEIQVDFNKLVANGLTLPQVLQAVSNANINVGGNTVNIGSQSAVVRGVGLIRSIDDLANTMISQSGGNPVLVRDIGAVTIGEKPRLGIAGIDNDDDIVQGIVLMRRGEQSSPTIARVEQLVNQINNSSILPPGVKIERIYDRKDLIELTTHTVLHNMVVGILLIVLLQWIFLGDLRSALIVGATIPFALFFAVIILVLRGESANLLSVGAIDFGLIVDATVIMVEAIFRRLSQTTALSEDERSHISEDTVMGMKSHAILSAAADVSRSIFFAATIIVAAFLPLFTLGGVEGNIFGPMARTYAYALAGGLLATFTITPALSALILPAHIHETETWIVKRLDAIYVPALNWAIANRKIVMAGAAGLVVMTIIFVRFLGLEFLPKLEEGNLWIRATLPPTISLQEGNAYVNEMRKLISSRPEVVSVVSQHGRPDDGTDAAGFFNAEFFAPLKPAGEWPGTHDKDVLTAQLLAQLQDKFPGVEFNFSQYLQDNVSEAVSGVKGENSIKLYGNDLQALTDTANKIKSVLSTVQGVTDLAVFTSLGQPTVQIDVDRARAARYGLSPGDINATIKVAVGGDTAGDLYEPGSDRHFPIIVRLAPEYRKSAEAIQNLRIGATNPNGGVTQIPLSEVASIKLISGAAYIYREQQERYLPIKFSVRDRDLGSAILEAQQKVNEQVQLPPGSRIEWVGEFGNLQDAIKRLSIVVPISLVLIAVLLFFNFGSMVDTMLAMSVIPMAIFGGVLGLLISGIPFSVSAAIGFIALFGIAVMDGIIILSQFNQLIDEGYDRMRAVIRTGELQLRPVLMTCVVAGIGLLPAAVSEGIGSQVQKPLAIVVVTGMMLAPLVILITLPVLISYFSRRPKDNVR
- a CDS encoding amidohydrolase family protein, producing the protein MLTRRSMMLASIAAGVTMTGSNAFSKASQPSTPVNFDVPAGACDCHTHIHGDPAKFPFFAGRVYTPEPASPEEMSALHEALHIERVVIVTPSVYGPDNSSTLFGMTARGPTARGVAVIDDKTSEGDLDAMQKAGFRGIRLNLATGGVNDPNVGRQRFSAAIERMKARGWHVQLFTSLAMISAIKDLVAAAPVPVVFDHFGGAEAALGTSQPGFDDLLALVKSGKAYVKISGAYRASRLAPDYTDAAPLAQALIAANAERIVWGTDWPHPDSVTPQGKKVTDVTPLYQIDDGRLLNQLPLWAPDAAVRKAILVDNPARLYGFT
- a CDS encoding TolC family outer membrane protein gives rise to the protein MVGRAARVGDVARRVLLSGIGLGALACALLTDTAARAESLPEAMAKAYQTNPQLNAERARQRATDENVPQALAGYRPQITAGLSLGLQAVRDQLPGNVIQGATLKPWQIGVTVTQTLFNGFKTANSVRVAELQVQSGREALRNVGQGVLLDAVTAYTNVLANQTLVEAQRANVAFLKETQAITQRRLNAGDVTPTDTAQAEARLNRGLSDLNAAEVNFAISQATYAQVVGSAPSQLRPAETIDRLLPRSREDSIALAVREHPAVMAAGFDVDVASTSIRVAESSLMPNVTLQGSVSRSRDSDPTLGTFGTDQASVIGQVTQPIYDGGTAASQTRQAKEVAAQSRLVLDQVRNQAKTAVVSAWVANEGAKIAVSASESEVKAAEVALAGVQKEAAGGQRTTVDVLNAQQDLITARARLIGAQRDRVIASYTLLSAVGRLDVKTLNLKTPDYLPEVHYHQVRDAWHGLRTPSGQ